The genomic segment TAAGCATTACGGCCTCGACTCCCCCTCCGGCTGTACCCAATACTTCGCCTAAGCCAGATTGTTCTATTATATTGTGCAGCATCCGTCTGCTGACGGCATCATCATCTACGATTACGAAGCTAATGGACATGGAGGGCCTCCTTCAAGTTTGGCGTTGTATCATGATGGTTTAGCGCAGCAAGCGACAACTCGGCGATAAAAGCGGTGCCCGGCCTATCATCCAGCTGTTCTGCGCGAATCGAGCCTTTAAATGAACAAATAATATCTCGCACATGGGATAATCCGATGCCGGTGGCTGCAATTCCCGTTTGATCAAATTTGGTCGTAAAGCCCGGCTCGAACACAAGCTCTAATTCCTCAGGCGGTATGCCTTTGCCGGAATCGGCAACGATCATAATCAGCTTGCCGCTGTGCTGGCTGATTTCAATGTCAATGGAGCCGCTATATTCAATGGCTTCAACGGCATTTGCCACCAAGTTGTTCAGAATCGTGAGCAGCGCAATATAATGAGGCGTAATCAGATCAAGCGCCACCTGCTGCTTGAAAACAATCCTTTTCCCCAGCATTTCGCTATATTCCACATTGCCTTTCCTCACATAATGCACAACCTCTTCAAGGCTCATCTGGGTAAGCGTCTCATTATGGAACAGCTTCAGCAGCCCGGCGAGAATGCGCTGTGTATCTTTTTTAACCTCATGAATTTGCTGGGTGACGACGAGCGCCTGCTTGCCAAGCTCAGGCTGCTCCTGCCGCAGCTTGTCGTACAGCTCGAAGCTGCTCGCTGTAATGCCTTCAATATTATCCATCGATTTCCGCAGGTAGAATGCTTCTCCATACAAGCTGGAACCGACATTCAGCATTTGCTCCATACGTTTCTCCTGCTCGGCATGAAGCATCTTGAACTGCTGGATCGCCATGCTGTTGTATAGCCCGATGACAAAATAGCTGCGTATGACGGCCGTAATGAGCAGCAGAGCCAGTTCATTAAAGTGATAGGGCGCTGTGCCGAGAAACATATTTCGAAACAAGAGCTCCAGCAAATTGGAGGAAAAATCTACAAGCGTAACGAATGCGCCCAGCGCCAGCGGCTGAATTTCCTTGGACCGTTCGAGCAGCTTGCCGATACACCAGGCAAAGAACGTATAGTACAGGGCGGCGGGAGCATTATTTTGCAGGCTCGCCAAAATGGATGTGGAATGCGTGTAGATCAGCCACTCCACGGATTGGAAAATGACAGCGGCAATGCCGGCCAGAAAGCCTGTTTTCACAAACGAAAGATGGCGAAATTGCAGCAGACAAAACAAAAAGATGCTGACGCCAAGTCCAATGCGGTAAAAATCCCCGCTAAATGGTGTAATTCTAAATTCGGCGCCTATAGCTGTTGCAAGCGCGATGCCGACCATTTGTATTTTTTCATTGCGAAATAAAGCATGCATGCAACTCGCTCCGCTCCTATAGGCGATCTTTAATGATATATACCCTAACATAAAAAAGGGCGTTTTTGAATAGTGTGGCTGCGCCCCCGCAAATAGATATAAACGAAAAATACGGTAATTTGTATTGTTTAAGTTTGAAAAAGTGTGTTATTATTAAAACGAACATTTTCAAACCTATTCAGGTGCGCCTGACCCCATTTATTTTATTATCCTTGAGGAGGAACAATTACTATGGAAATTCGCCACACCACTAACCCAACGGATGTTAAGCAATATACGACGGAGCGTCTTCGTCAAGAATTTTTGATCGAGAGCCTGTTTGAGCAGGATCGTCTTACTTCGGTTTACACGCACTATGACCGCATGGTTGTTGGCGGCGCGTTCCCTGTGAACGAGAAGCTGGCACTGGAAGCGGGAGATACGCTGAAAACCGAATATTTTCTGGAGCGCCGCGAAATTGGCTTCCTGAACATTGGCGGCGATGCCGTTATTACGGTTGATGGCGAGTCGTACGAGCTGAGCCGTCTTGATGTTTTATATGTAGGCAAAGGCAAGCGCGATGTGCAGCTGGCAAGCAAGGACAAAGCGAATCCAGCGAAGCTGTATTTCTGTTCGGCACTGGCGCATGCGGAATATCCGACTCGCAAAATGACGATGGAAGAAGCGAATCCGACTCACCTCGGTTCCCTGGAAACATCCAACGAGCGCGTATTGTACAAGTATATCCATGGCGATGGCATTCAAAGCTGTCAATTAATGCTGGGCGTAACAAGCCTCAAAACAGGAAGCGTTTGGAACACGATGCCTTCGCACGTGCATGACCGTCGTATGGAAGCTTACCTCTACTTCGATGTGAACCAAGATGCACGCGTATTCCATATGATGGGCGAGCCTTCGGAGACGAGACATCTGGTCGTTGCCAATGAGCAGGCGATTATTTCGCCGCCATGGTCAATCCACTCGGGCGTGGGCACAAGCAACTATACGTTCTGCTGGTCGATGGCAGGCGAGAACTACACGTTCACGGATATGGATGCTGTGAAAATGGAAGAGCTTAAGTAACATGCTTGCCGCTGAACGTCATCGACAAATTATTATTCAGCTGGAGGAGAAGGGCAGCGTCAAAGTATCCGAGCTGAGCGAGCGTTTCAAGGTGACGGAAAAGACGGTACGCGAGGATTTGGAGCGGCTGGAGGAGAAGGGACTGCTCAAGCGCATGCATGGCGGAGCGGTGCTTCCTCCAGATGATGAGAGCTTGCTGCCTTTGCAATATCCGAACAGCAAGCATCAGCAAGAGAAGGCGGCAATCGCCGAGCAGGCGTTAACCCATATTGCTGAAAATGATATTATTGCGCTGGATGCTGGCAGCACGACGCTGGAAATCGCGCGGCGGCTCAAAAACATGCCGCTGACTGTACTGACCAACGACTTGCTTATTATTCGCGAGCTGACGGCGAAGGAACAGATCCGCCTCGTTATTCCGGGCGGATACCGTTTTCAAAATTTGCTCATCGGTACGGACTGGCAGGAGTGGGTCAAGCGGCTGAATGTCCATAAGCTGTTTTTATCGACGACGGGTATTCATCTGGAGTATGGGCTGACGATTTTCACCGAGGAGCTGGCCAAGCTCAAGCAGGTTTATATGGAATGCTCGCGCGATATTTATTGCGTAGCTGACCACAGCAAGTTCGACAAGGGTGCGCTGCTTACGTTTGCCGAATTGAAGGATGTCCATACGATCATTACCGATTCGCACATAGATCCGGCTGTCGCTGCCAAATACGAGCAGCAGGGCGTGCGAATTGAAAAGGCCTGATTTTGAAGGATAGATAAGGATGGTGTAAAGATGAGCTTTTTCGATTTGACAGGAAAAACTGCAATTGTGACAGGCGCCGGACGTGGTCTGGGCGCGGCAATTGCGATAGGCTTGGCGAGAGCGGGAGCAGATATTGCGCTGGTTACGAACAGCACGCCTCCTGCAGACGTTGAGAAGGAAATTCAGGCGCTTGGCCGCAAAACGGTATCGATTCAAGCGGACGTATCTGACCGCAGCCTGCTGCCGGGCATTATCGATCAGACGCTGGCGGGACTTGGACGCCTCGACATCTTGGTCAATAACGCGGGCATTATCCGCCGCACGCCTGCTGCTGATCACAGCTTTGAGGATTGGCAAGCGGTGCTTGACGTCAATCTGAACTCGGTCTATGTGCTCAGCCAGCTGGCTGGCCGCCATATGATTGAGCAGGGCTCAGGCAAAATCATCAACATCGCTTCGATGCTGTCCTTCCAAGGAGGCATCAATGTGCCGGGCTACACAGCGAGCAAGCACGCGGTTGCTGGTTTGACCAAGGCGCTTGGCAACGAGTGGGCTTCGAAAAACGTGCAGGTGAACGCGATTGCTCCGGGCTACATGAGCACGGACAACACCGAGGCGCTTCGCGAGGACCCGGTGCGCAGCAAGCAAATTCTCGACCGTATCCCTGCCGCTCGTTGGGGCGAATCCGAAGACATGATGGGGCCGGCGATTTTCCTCGCCTCCGCTGCATCAAACTATATGAATGGCCACGTCCTCTGCGTAGATGGCGGTTGGATGAACCGCTAGTCTTTGTATTGTGGATCAAGGTGAAACGGCTCTTTCCGTCCTCTGGCGGCGCGCGGCGTTTCAGTCCGAGAAATATAGAGAAAGTATGGCAAAATCATATACGTTCCTATATTTTAAAAAAGTAACCGCCATGGCGGCTCTCTTATGGAGCTGCTGTTGGCGGTTATTTTTTTAATAGGCCTCTGTTTGTTCAAATAGCATTAACTTATTCATTACAAACGCGAGTCACCGCTAAAATTGGCTATAAAGGGATTGTTGGGATCGTACACATTAAACTCATAGCCCGCCTCTTGGAGGAACTTCAAAATGCGTGGTAAGGCCTCCAAGGTTTGCTTGCGTTCATGCATTAAAATCACTTCCCGATCTCGATGCACGTTATTACGTACCAGCTCTACTATTTTGTCCGGCTCCCCTGCAAAACTCCAGTCCATAGAATCCACGGTCCAATCCCACATTCGAAAACCGGATGCGGATATATCTCCGCGAAACTCCTCATCGATCTGTGGTTCACTCCCATATGGGGCTCGAATCAGATTCGGGGCGAAACCTACAATGTCTTCCACTAGCTGCTGTTCTCTTTGAAATTCCTCAATAAACGGAGTTGAACTACCACTCTTATACAATATGTTGAAGTCATGCGACATACTATGTAGTCCAGGATAGCTGCCTTCGATGACCATTCGCTGAACTTCGTTCTTGTGCCCATCCAACTGTGCTCCAATCATGAAGAAAGTTGCTCTTGCTTGATACTCTTTTAGAATATCCAGAATCTCGTTTGTATATTTGCTTGGCCCATCATCAAACGTGAGGTATACCACCTTATGGGAAACAGGAACTTCATCCGGCGTTCGAGATGAATGGATATTTAGGCTTTGCATGGATGGTTGTTTCTTAGAAATCGGGTATAAATCGCCCCGAATCTCGTCGGTAGCGCAGCTGAATAATAGATAGATGATTCCAAAAATCATGCTTGCGAGTACGATTACAACGATACTAATTCTTCGGTATCGAAGTTTTCTCTTTCGCGATAGACGAGGTTTGTTTCCTGGATTGATTTCTCCAGTCGATTTTTCTAGTTCGGGTTTGAATTTCAATTTGAGACACTTCCTTACTACTCCATATCTTTTACTCTTTTCTTACACATTATCCTGAGTTGCCCTTAACTCAACCTTCATATGAGATTTTACTATTTTCCGCTGATTGAAATTATTTTGAATCAAGGCGAAGATCACGAGTAAAGCACCATAAAATTCATTAAGGCTTATCGAATATCCCTGAAAACTCATGATAATAAACGTTGTTATAGGGACTAAGCTAATAAACAGGATGCCATTGACGGGAGCCAATGCTTTAAGGCCCGCATTCCAGCTTAGTAAAGCTACAAGCCCAGGCATGAGAGCCATGAACGACATCTCGTATTTAACAGATACGAGTGTGCTCCAGTCTGGAACTGTGATCAGATGGAATAGGGATGCGAATACAACGATGATCATTGATGTTGTCGTTCCCAACAAACAGGTTAGTGTTGAATATCTTAGCGTCGACCAGCTTTTAAACTCGCTGCCGCCTAAAGAATAAAGCACCCAGCCCACGACACCGAAGAAAATGAGCAGTACGGGGAGAAGCTGTTGTGCAGCCGCTGTAAAGAATAAAAGGCTCCCATTCGTTATTACGAGCAACGCGCCGATTAAAGCGATACTAATCGTAATCAACGTAGATTTAGTAGGTTTGTTTTTTGTTCTGTACCAAATAATAAGGATGGAAATCAAGGGCATTAGCACTTCCATAATGGAGGCTGTAATTGTGCCCGATTCTCCCATGAGATGCTGACCCGAGAAAACCAAAAAATTATACACTGTAAATGCCATTGTCCCATAAAAGAGGAGCTTCAGACCTTTTCCTTCAAAACGAAAAGCCGGCCTTCCCTCTTTCAGCAACAAAAAACAGATGAGAATAACGGTAACGATGAAATATCGAATCATTGAAAAATACAGCGGATCCATATGTTGCAGTGCGCTATGCGCTACCGGGAACATGGCTCCCCATGAAACGCTTGCGGTCAGACATAGTGCTGATCCTAAAAAAACGGTCTTTCTAGTCAATTTCTTCATCTCCTATGATGTTTAATCCATGTAACATGTTTAATCATAAGAGATTCATCATCCGAGGTAAAATGATTGATAGTACTATTTACTATCATTTATAATGATATTTACTTTGTATTTGTTTCATACTGGAATGCTCATGGGGGAAGAAAAATGGAACTCAATGACTTGAAAATTTTTAAAACAGTTGCTGATTTAGGCAGTGTTAGTCAAGCCGCAATTGAATTAAATTATGTTCAGTCCAACGTAACCGCAAGAATAAAGCGGCTGGAAAAAGAACTTCAGACAGAATTGTTTTATCGACATAAGCGGGGAATGGTGTTAAATACGGAGGGAAAACGATTAATTGTATACGTGGAAGAAGTATTAGGGAAATTGGAAGAAATACAGCGTGTTTTTCAGGATACAGCTGCCCCATCAGGGGTCCTCAATATTGGTATTGTAGAAACGGTAATGAGACTGCCAGGAATTTTATCCTCGTACCTTGAAAAGCACCCGAATGTAGATTTGTCGCTGACGGTCGGTGTGACCGAGCAATTGCTTCAAGATGTGACGAGCATGAAGTTAGACGGCGCTTTTGTTACGGGGCCTGTGAAGCATCCGTTAATCGATTGCCACGAGGTTTTACGAGAAGAACTTATTCTCGTCTCAAAGAGCGACACTTTTTCCATGCAAGACATCACGGTAAAGCCGCTGTTGCTATTCAACAAAGGATGCGGTTATCGGGAAAGACTGGAAAGCTGGTTGAAAGAAGAGGGGATTATTCCAAGGCAGATCATGCAGTTCGGATCGTTTGAAACCATTATTGGAAGCATTACGGCTGGAATCGGTATTACAGTTGTTCCTAAATCCTCTGTACGACGATTGGTTGATGAAGGAATGATCCATGGTTTCAGTATGCCTCAATCCTATAATGAGATTACGACTGTATTTATTCGTCGAAAAGATTCGTTATTAACGAACACGCTTCGTTCATTTATAGAAGAATTGCAGCTTGTCTAAAATACCTAATTCAGTTCGTTCTGAAACGTCACAGTCATGTTCAAAATCAGTACTAACAGGGAGTGACTTTTGTGATATGATAGTAGTAATGTTCAAATGAAGTTTTGATATTCCTTTCTCCCCTGAGAATGTAAGTTTTCTGCTCTCAGGCTGATTTTTGCTGTTGAAATCGCTTTTTTTTCAAGTTGTTTGAGAGTAAAACTTATTGGGGATGATCGGATATCCAAAACTGACGATATAACAACGAGGCGATAGGATTGTAACCTATTCCCTATTCTTGTGAATGATTTGTAAAGGCTTTATAATAGTAAATATCTTAACACTTTAATAATAAGGTTAGCTTTGATCAGGAAATACGTGAATCAGAAAAGGTGTTTGTTTAGCCCGCATAGCAGTTTAAGCAGGCAGGAAGCCTACATTTTTTCTTCAAATATTAGTGTAAGGACGGTAGAAATGAGCAACAGACAAACCAAAACAGACGTTATCTTAATTGGTGCCGGTATTATGAGTGCGACTTTGGGGTCACTGCTGAAGGAATTAGTACCGGACTGGGAAATCACAGTAATTGAGCGGCTTGCAAGCGCAGGGGAAGAAAGCTCGAATGAATGGAATAATGCAGGAACAGGCCATTCTTCCTTGTGCGAGCTTAACTACACCGTCGAGAAAGCAGACGGCTCCGTAGACATTAGCAAAGCTATAAAAGTAAATGAAGAGTATCAGGTTTCCAAGCAGTTTTGGTCCTATCTTGTGGACAGCAATTTAATCCGCAATCCGCGGGACTTTATTACGCCATTGCCTCATATGAGCTTAGTCCAAGGGGATAAAGATGTAACGTTTTTGAAGAAGCGTTTTGAAGCGTTGTCTAACAATCCTTTGTTTCAAGGAATGGAGTATTCCGAAGATCCGGGCAAGCTGCTGGAATGGATTCCGCTAATTATGAAGGACCGGACCTTGAATGGGCCTATAGCGGCTACAAGAATTGAATCCGGTACGGATGTTAACTTTGGCGCTTTAACGCGCATGTTGTTTACCCACTTGAAGAGCAAAAATGTCGATATCAAATACAAGCATAATGTGGATGATATTAAACGTGCTAGCGACGGCTCGTGGGAATTGAAAGTACGCAATGTAGATAATGGTGCTGTTGAGCGACAGCATGCGAAATTCGTCTTTATCGGCGGCGGGGGCGGAAGCCTGCATTTGCTGCAAAAATCCGGCATTCCTGAAGGAAGAGGCATTGGAGGATTTCCGGTAAGCGGCATATTCATGGTGTGTAAAAAACCGGAAATCGTCGCGCAGCATCATGCAAAAGTTTACGGCCAAGCTCCAGTTGGCGCGCCACCGATGTCGGTTCCGCATCTGGACACTAGGTTTATCGACAAGAAGGAATCGTTGTTTTTTGGTCCCTTTGCCGGTTTCTCGCCAAAGTTTTTGAAAAACGGCTCGATGATGGACTTGCTGGCTTCCGTAAAAACGGATAATTTGGTTACGATGATGGCAGCAGGCGTGAAAAATATGTCATTGACCCAATATTTGATCAAGGAAGTTATGCAATCGAAAGAACAGCGCATGGAAGCTTTACGCCAATTTGTCCCGAACGCCAAAAGCGAAGATTGGGAGCTAGTTATAGCCGGCCAGCGTGTGCAAGTCATTAAAGATACAGCTGCCGGCAAAGGAACGCTGCAGTTTGGTACGGAAGTCATTAATGCCGCTGATGGCTCGATAGCTGCCTTGCTCGGCGCATCTCCGGGTGCTTCAACCGCTGTTTCCGTTATGCTTGAGCTGATGGGGAAATGCTTCCCGCAGCATATGAAAGCATGGGAACCGAAAATTAAAGAAATGATTCCTTCCTATGGCGTGCAGCTGTTGAACAATCCAGAGCTTATAAGCGAAATTCATACTTCAACAGCACGGACGCTTGATCTGGGCAGTGAACGGGACCCAGTCAAGCAGGCTTCTTTCTAAAACCCGCGAGGCTAAAGGCCGTTTCGCATCACAAGCAATAGAATAAGGTAAATTATAAATGAATGGCGTCCGGAAATCCGGGCGCTTTTTATTTTTGTTGCTGGACTCCTTAAGCGGTTATGGACAGGACGATTTTAAAAAAAGATCAACACTTTGGCCCTCATTTGTTCGTTATAAAAGATTAACATACAGAACGGTTTTAATCCGTTGCTAAACGTACAAAAGCGCTTTCATTTGCCGATTGAGAACGCTCTAAATCCTCCTTATACTATAGTTGTCAGATAGAAAGGATGATCAGAATGGGTAGATTGACAGGTAAAGTAGCCATTATTACAGGGGCGGCCAGCGGCATGGGGCTTGCTGGAGCACAATTATTTGCCAAAGAAGGCGCAAAGGTTGTCGTAACGGATGTAGTCGAGGACGTGCTGCAAGCTAAAGTGAGCGAAATGGTGGAAAATGGCGGAGACGCAATTGCATTGAAGCTGGACGTATCCAGTCCTGAATCGTGGAACGCGGTTGTAGAAGCAACGATTGCCAAATACGGAAAAATCGATATTCTCGTTAACAATGCGGGCATTCATATCGCCAAGGGCGTTTTGGAAGCTGAGTTGGCGGATTGGGATAAAGTGATGTCCATTAACACTTCAGGCGTATGGCTTGGCATGAAAGCAGTCATTCCGCATATGCAAAAAAATGGACGAGGGTCGATTGTGAATACGTCGTCCATTGCAGCGATTATCGGCGGAATTGCTGATGCGCAGGGTGCGGCATACAGTGCATCCAAAGGTGCGGTACGCTCACTGACTAAACATACAGCTCAATGGTTTGCCAAAGATAACATTCGTGTCAATTCCGTACATCCGGGAGCGGTATTTACGGGGATGGTCGAGAAAGCCGGCATTAAATCGCAGGTTGAAATGGGCGAGCATTACAAAAACCTGGCGCCTTTGCCTCCACATGCCGGCGAATCGCTGGATATTGCCTATGCTTACTTGTATTTGGCTTCGGACGAATCCAAGTTCGTAACGGGTATTGAACTGCCTGTCGATGGCGGTTGGATCAGCAACTAACAAGGAATAGGATGATAAGAGCTTCTGGCGATAGCCGGGCTCTTTTTTTTATTTTGCCGGATGTTTAGGCGTCTGTTTATTGCCCAAATGCAGGTGGCCAGAGTCTAGGCTTGGGCGAGATTCGAACGGTAAACTTCATGAGCGCGGTTTAAACGCGTAAATTCTAATAACTGCTCTGCCATATAAGAGGAGCTGTATTTAAAATGGCTCTGCACCCATTCGGCAATGAGGCCGAAGACAGCATTAGCCTGATAACAGGCAAGCAGCTCTTTATCAATTTTCGGGTTTGGAGACATTTCAGTAACATCGTCCAAATACAATCTTTTGAGCGTTTCGTAAACGGTGTTGCGGAAGTTCGCCAAAATGCCCGTTGTTACCAATAATGTATAAACAGTAGCATTGGCAAGCACGTGATCAAAAATTTTGATAGCTGAAGCACTTAAGCTCTGTATGTCGAAATTTTGATAATGCAAATATGGAGAACGGTAGGACTGGATAAGATCAGTCATCACATCAGCCAAAATATCATCAAGCAGCTCTTCTTTGATCGCATAATGTTTATAAAACGTGCCACGATTCAAGTCGGCAGCCTTCACGATATCGGTAATCGAAATATCCTCGAACGATTTACGGAGCATGTTTTCGAGCAGGGCCTGTTTTAGAGCTGCCTTCGACTTGTGGACTCTTCGATCTATGGATGGCGATGAATGGCGCATATATATCCTCCCTCTGTAAAAGCATGTATTCTCAGTCATCCGGTTGATTATCATTATACAAGAAAACAATCGATGCCAAAAGACAGAAGCGCTAACCAAGTTAAGCGTGGACGTTTAGCTTTTTTTTGAAGGAAGGTGGTGTTACACTAAATGGGGGAGGCGAAGAAAAATGAACATAACTATCGACCAGCAAGGGAGCTCCAAGGTTGCCGTTATAGAAAGCTCTGACGTGATCATCCGCGATGTTCAGGATGCGCTCGATTTAATGGCTTCTGTTAATTACAATCACGAATGCCATAAAATCATCCTCCAAAAAGCAAACATAACGGAGGATTTCTTCGAGCTCAAAACTAAGCTGGCGGGCGAGATTTTGCAGAAATATGTGAACTACAAGGTGAAGCTGGCCATCGTTGGAGATTTTGATGCTTATGACAGCAAGAGCTTGAAGGATTTTATTTATGAATGCAATAACGGCAAGCAGGTACTATTTTTACGGGACAAACAAGAGGCCGTTAACGCTTTGCACAATATAACTTAACAATACATTCCGAGAAGCCCAGCAGCGCTTATCATGTAGTGACTGACGATTCGTCTGCCGCTGCTCTTATTCTCGATTACTGAAAGCACAGGCAGCTGGCCTGTGTTTTTTATATTTTTAGTAATGGAGGAATTAGACAATGAGTGAACAGCTATAGCATGCTAACGCAAATTATATTGCTTTTGCGGTCAGCAAGTGGAAAGTTTTAACGGTCGCCAAGTATTCATTTGATGAGGATCGCATTTACGAATTGGCTAAACTAGAGGTAGAAAGAAGCAGCAACCACTATTTTGGCTGTCATGAAGTATTTCGATTCTAGAGGGGCTGTGCTACAATAGATTAACAAAGTATACCGCTTAACTTGTTCTAATTGCGTTGAAATGGTAACGCTTACAAAAATTGTTGTCATTGTAGGGGGTTTAACATGCTTAAGCTAAACAACTGGTACTTCCGGTTGCTTGTGTCTTATTTTCCAATTTTGGTGCTTACTGTGTCAATGATTATTTTTTTATCGTTCATTGCACTTAATGAGATATCACGGTCCGAGACTGCAAAGGCAGACAACATCACCACCGGCTATGTGGTGGAAAGCGTCGAACGCGCTATACGTGGAGCGGAGTTTAACGCGATGAACGAAGCCGTCAAAAATAAAAGCTACACTGCGTTTTTGAACGGCTCCTCCGAAACGAGCGACAGATACAGCGTCGTTCATAGTTTGCGTTCGCTTGTAGAAGAAAACGACTTTATCGAATCGGCCTATCTTTATAGGGAATCCGACGATACGGTGCTTACAGCGAGCGGGCAGACCGATCTTCCGGATTTTGGCGATCGTGATTTTATTCAGCTGGCGAAAAAAAATCTTGATTACCAAGGATGGTCGGCAAGCCGGGAGTATCGGGAATATGACCGCCTGAAGCCTGTCAGGGTCATTACGATGCATAAGCGGACGCCGTTCCCGTTCGGAAAGGAAGGCATACTGGTCATCAATGTC from the Paenibacillus sp. BIHB 4019 genome contains:
- a CDS encoding ATP-binding protein, producing the protein MHALFRNEKIQMVGIALATAIGAEFRITPFSGDFYRIGLGVSIFLFCLLQFRHLSFVKTGFLAGIAAVIFQSVEWLIYTHSTSILASLQNNAPAALYYTFFAWCIGKLLERSKEIQPLALGAFVTLVDFSSNLLELLFRNMFLGTAPYHFNELALLLITAVIRSYFVIGLYNSMAIQQFKMLHAEQEKRMEQMLNVGSSLYGEAFYLRKSMDNIEGITASSFELYDKLRQEQPELGKQALVVTQQIHEVKKDTQRILAGLLKLFHNETLTQMSLEEVVHYVRKGNVEYSEMLGKRIVFKQQVALDLITPHYIALLTILNNLVANAVEAIEYSGSIDIEISQHSGKLIMIVADSGKGIPPEELELVFEPGFTTKFDQTGIAATGIGLSHVRDIICSFKGSIRAEQLDDRPGTAFIAELSLAALNHHDTTPNLKEALHVH
- the kduI gene encoding 5-dehydro-4-deoxy-D-glucuronate isomerase; translation: MEIRHTTNPTDVKQYTTERLRQEFLIESLFEQDRLTSVYTHYDRMVVGGAFPVNEKLALEAGDTLKTEYFLERREIGFLNIGGDAVITVDGESYELSRLDVLYVGKGKRDVQLASKDKANPAKLYFCSALAHAEYPTRKMTMEEANPTHLGSLETSNERVLYKYIHGDGIQSCQLMLGVTSLKTGSVWNTMPSHVHDRRMEAYLYFDVNQDARVFHMMGEPSETRHLVVANEQAIISPPWSIHSGVGTSNYTFCWSMAGENYTFTDMDAVKMEELK
- a CDS encoding DeoR/GlpR family DNA-binding transcription regulator, with amino-acid sequence MLAAERHRQIIIQLEEKGSVKVSELSERFKVTEKTVREDLERLEEKGLLKRMHGGAVLPPDDESLLPLQYPNSKHQQEKAAIAEQALTHIAENDIIALDAGSTTLEIARRLKNMPLTVLTNDLLIIRELTAKEQIRLVIPGGYRFQNLLIGTDWQEWVKRLNVHKLFLSTTGIHLEYGLTIFTEELAKLKQVYMECSRDIYCVADHSKFDKGALLTFAELKDVHTIITDSHIDPAVAAKYEQQGVRIEKA
- the kduD gene encoding 2-dehydro-3-deoxy-D-gluconate 5-dehydrogenase KduD codes for the protein MSFFDLTGKTAIVTGAGRGLGAAIAIGLARAGADIALVTNSTPPADVEKEIQALGRKTVSIQADVSDRSLLPGIIDQTLAGLGRLDILVNNAGIIRRTPAADHSFEDWQAVLDVNLNSVYVLSQLAGRHMIEQGSGKIINIASMLSFQGGINVPGYTASKHAVAGLTKALGNEWASKNVQVNAIAPGYMSTDNTEALREDPVRSKQILDRIPAARWGESEDMMGPAIFLASAASNYMNGHVLCVDGGWMNR
- a CDS encoding polysaccharide deacetylase family protein, whose amino-acid sequence is MKFKPELEKSTGEINPGNKPRLSRKRKLRYRRISIVVIVLASMIFGIIYLLFSCATDEIRGDLYPISKKQPSMQSLNIHSSRTPDEVPVSHKVVYLTFDDGPSKYTNEILDILKEYQARATFFMIGAQLDGHKNEVQRMVIEGSYPGLHSMSHDFNILYKSGSSTPFIEEFQREQQLVEDIVGFAPNLIRAPYGSEPQIDEEFRGDISASGFRMWDWTVDSMDWSFAGEPDKIVELVRNNVHRDREVILMHERKQTLEALPRILKFLQEAGYEFNVYDPNNPFIANFSGDSRL
- a CDS encoding DMT family transporter, with amino-acid sequence MTRKTVFLGSALCLTASVSWGAMFPVAHSALQHMDPLYFSMIRYFIVTVILICFLLLKEGRPAFRFEGKGLKLLFYGTMAFTVYNFLVFSGQHLMGESGTITASIMEVLMPLISILIIWYRTKNKPTKSTLITISIALIGALLVITNGSLLFFTAAAQQLLPVLLIFFGVVGWVLYSLGGSEFKSWSTLRYSTLTCLLGTTTSMIIVVFASLFHLITVPDWSTLVSVKYEMSFMALMPGLVALLSWNAGLKALAPVNGILFISLVPITTFIIMSFQGYSISLNEFYGALLVIFALIQNNFNQRKIVKSHMKVELRATQDNV
- a CDS encoding LysR family transcriptional regulator, with the translated sequence MELNDLKIFKTVADLGSVSQAAIELNYVQSNVTARIKRLEKELQTELFYRHKRGMVLNTEGKRLIVYVEEVLGKLEEIQRVFQDTAAPSGVLNIGIVETVMRLPGILSSYLEKHPNVDLSLTVGVTEQLLQDVTSMKLDGAFVTGPVKHPLIDCHEVLREELILVSKSDTFSMQDITVKPLLLFNKGCGYRERLESWLKEEGIIPRQIMQFGSFETIIGSITAGIGITVVPKSSVRRLVDEGMIHGFSMPQSYNEITTVFIRRKDSLLTNTLRSFIEELQLV
- a CDS encoding malate:quinone oxidoreductase, with product MSNRQTKTDVILIGAGIMSATLGSLLKELVPDWEITVIERLASAGEESSNEWNNAGTGHSSLCELNYTVEKADGSVDISKAIKVNEEYQVSKQFWSYLVDSNLIRNPRDFITPLPHMSLVQGDKDVTFLKKRFEALSNNPLFQGMEYSEDPGKLLEWIPLIMKDRTLNGPIAATRIESGTDVNFGALTRMLFTHLKSKNVDIKYKHNVDDIKRASDGSWELKVRNVDNGAVERQHAKFVFIGGGGGSLHLLQKSGIPEGRGIGGFPVSGIFMVCKKPEIVAQHHAKVYGQAPVGAPPMSVPHLDTRFIDKKESLFFGPFAGFSPKFLKNGSMMDLLASVKTDNLVTMMAAGVKNMSLTQYLIKEVMQSKEQRMEALRQFVPNAKSEDWELVIAGQRVQVIKDTAAGKGTLQFGTEVINAADGSIAALLGASPGASTAVSVMLELMGKCFPQHMKAWEPKIKEMIPSYGVQLLNNPELISEIHTSTARTLDLGSERDPVKQASF
- a CDS encoding glucose 1-dehydrogenase; translation: MGRLTGKVAIITGAASGMGLAGAQLFAKEGAKVVVTDVVEDVLQAKVSEMVENGGDAIALKLDVSSPESWNAVVEATIAKYGKIDILVNNAGIHIAKGVLEAELADWDKVMSINTSGVWLGMKAVIPHMQKNGRGSIVNTSSIAAIIGGIADAQGAAYSASKGAVRSLTKHTAQWFAKDNIRVNSVHPGAVFTGMVEKAGIKSQVEMGEHYKNLAPLPPHAGESLDIAYAYLYLASDESKFVTGIELPVDGGWISN